The genomic stretch TGCATTTAGAAAGATATTGCTCGTGGAGAAGTAGTCAATATTTTACAGAGGATGATGTGAGTAGCTACATCAACACAAGTTAAGACTTGTTGTACCTAAATCCTATTTACCCAGCATGTGACCACGTTCTTTCAACACTTGTCATAACAGATAACTCTAAAGTAACATTgttagattttaaataaaaataatgtgaaataaaaaagatgtgtgTCGAAAAACAAATGTGATCACAAGCTGGGCAAAAAATATTTGAACTCCATCAACACAATTATGTAGCCAAAAGAAGACAAGCCCAGCACATGATAACTTTGTGAGGGGCAAGGACACTTCAATGATTTACCAAGAAATCTAGACTTTTACTGTGTGTTCATCATTAGGGCTAGGGGGCTTTCGCAATATTCCACGCTTCTTTAATTCGTTAGGGTTTATTTTAAATGTGACATAAATCCAaacttttttatgttgtatagtATAAGTTTCCTTTTAAATTGTAAATTCTATTAACCTGTACTAAGATTTGGAGGGAATCACCTTTTCAGCAAAACATGCCTTTAAGgtacatgcatttttttttttcaaaagcctTTAAGAACATGCATTATTCTATTCGCGTCATACATGCATGGGATCCTTCTATTGGAGATTAAAAGTATGattaatgttaaggagactaaatttatagactatattttataaactaaatgacatgaaagttgatcatgattgaattattacttaaacgttgataaatgtgctcatttattattgataaaacatcatttagtttgcaaaataaatctacaaatttagtctccttagcattactctaAAAGAATTGAGCTTCATAGACCTTGAGGTTGATTGAGGTGGTGGGCAAGAATTGCCGTGTCCTACATTAATTAGAGCAAGTGATACTTTGCGTATGCTTGTCTAAAAAGTAAATGAAATCAAAATGgaaactaaaacaagaaacagtAATCATTTGATGATGAAGTCGAGATTACAAATGTTACAAATGTAAAATCTAGGCCTAGCTACATAACTTGAAATGTGAATTGACTAGTAATGTAAAGAAAGTAGTAAAACTCTAGCAAGATTCAAGCCATGATGGGTAGATAATGCTAGAAAAGTCCACCGAGATCACTAGTGTCAAATTGGACTTAGTACGAAACATGAGCCTCATAGAGGAAATCAGGGTTATTGGAATTGCACATCAACCGTATCATACCACAAGGTGGCAAAGTAGTAAAAGTTTTAAACTCAAGGATCGTAGACAGTGTTTGCTTCGAAGGAAGGCTTTGAAATTGCAGTTGAAAAGCTATAATAGTTTTGCTGATTAGTGTGTGCTGAAAAACAATTGGGTTGATTGAAGAATCACTCAATGTTTTGTTTAATAGTAGATATTAATTTGATGAAGGTCCTCAACTTAAAGGCCTCTGGTTCTATTTATAAGCAATGAAGAAGGAGCAATCTCGATCATATTGTTGAGCTGGAATAAGGGTAGATCGGTCATTTGGTGCTGCCAGTGATTGTAATTCTTGGTAGGTGTCTTTCAGCTATGTCTTGAGGCAGTTAGCACTATCGCACTATTGACCTCAGCGGGTTGGATGACACGTGCGTAGACACTTAGGGCTTGGGATTTTTTTGGATTCTAGTTGTCTGTGTGGCTGACGCGCTTTACCAAAGGACTTGTTCAAGGCTTTAGACATATTGGAGTGACATGAGATGGTCGTCTTAGCCCTAATTTTGGGTTTCGAAGTTAGTAGGTAGGAATCGTGTTGTTTTTgctaaataaaaatgaataggcCCCATAACAggccttatttttatttatggccCAAAGAGGGAGTCCCATTCTCTTAGATCATGTgatccaaaaaaataataacttcctactattatattaaaattaacAGTGAGTGACCCTCATTTCTTTACACGACCGTGTTAGATGAACAAGACTGCAACTCTAGATGCAAATTGAGAACTGCTTATGTGCAAGTTTCCAGGATCTCTCATTGGCGTCCAAGAATTTCAAACTTTGTGACTCTACCTTGATATTTTATTGTCAAAATTGGTCCTGGTTCTGATCTAAATAGTGAGAACACAAATTAtaataagttgtttttgtatAATGAGATCTGCATTTAGAAAGATGTTGCTCGTGGAGAAGTAGTCAATATTTTATAGAGGAAGATGTGAGTAGCTACATCAACACAAGTTCAGACTTGTTAGTGCCTAAATGCTCTTTACTCAGCCTGTGATCACTTTCTTTCAACATTTATCCTAACAGATAACTTTAAAATAATATCGTTAGATTTTAAGTAGGAATAACATGAGATTAAAAAGATATGTGTCGAAAGATAAATATGATTACAGCCTAGGcaaaaaatatttgaacttcATCAACACAATTTTGTGGCCGAAAGAAGACAAGCCCAGCGCATGATAACTTTGTGAGTGGCAAGGACACTTCTATGATTTACCAAGAAACCTAGACTTTTACTGTGTGTTCATCATTAGGGCTAGGGGGCTTTCCCAATATCCCACGTTTCTTTAATTCGTTAGGGTTTATTTTAAActtgacataaaaataaaattaagaatacAATCCAAACTTTTTTCTGTTGTACAGTACAAGTTTCCTTCTAAGTTGTAAATTCTATTAACCTGTACTAAGATTTGGAGGGAATCACCTTTTCAGAACATGCCTTTGAgtacatgcatttttttttaaaaagcctTTAAGCACATGCATTATTCTATTCGCGTCGTACATGCATGGATCCTTCTCTTGGAGATTAAAAGAATGAACAATGctattttataaactaaatgatattaAAGTTGatcatgattgaattattaattaaatgttaatGAATATGCTTATTTATTATTGGTGAcaaattatttagtttgtaaaatatatctataaatttaatctccttagcattactctaAAATAATTGAGCTTCATAGACTTTGAGGTTGATTGAGGTGGTCGGCAAGAATTGCCGTGTCCTACATTAATTAAAGCAAGTGATGACGGTTATTCctatattttatttgaattagTTGTTGAGATTATCCAACGTACAACCTATTGATGCATACTTTGAGTATGGGCGGCTTGGGAGTTTTGGTGTTTGACAGGATGCTTGTGATAAGATAGTCGATGTAAAAGGAAAGGATAAACGTTTGAGAGAATCTTTGCCAAGATATTATTACATGATAGCTATAGCTATGCTAAATATGGCAAGGGAGTAAGTGGACACACGACATATCTGGAGAGGTGCAACAATTCAACATTcatattcattttttaaatctttaatGGCGAATTTGTGTGGTGTGTATTGGTGATGAACGGTAGTTTAGGAGAATAGTGGGGTTTTCTTAGAaacaattaatttaaatttttaatgcgGTGTAGATAGAAATATGATGAACTTAGATAAGAGTTGGTGTTTAAACAGAAAAACTCTTAACCAATTAAGTTATCTTGCcagctacttagtactacgatataGTGGTTTagttgtatttctctttacttgtaagtaataggtcttaagttcgattcttgccaaagacgattttgaaccacattaatattattgctagcacattgtaaggcttagcctACTGCCccaccctcttagtgtagataatatcgtttattaaaaaaaaaaaaaaaaaaaaaaaggttaccTTGTCAAAATAAATCTTAAATGCTCGCCATTTGGCTTTTTCGTTTGAAAATCTCACTTTTACTCTACATTTTACCCAAATTTGGAGACTTTTGTTACTACATCACATGGAAGATCCATCCACAAAAGATCTACACTTCAATCAAAAGAACTGTTCTAAAACCCTTCACCCAGCGCCGGCTAGGCCCCACCTAGACGCTAGGCGGCTGACTACTGCCCCAATTAATCGcgaggtgtttgaaaattaagaaacgaCACTTAGACATACTTAGGCGCCCCGCCTAGCCCCTTTAGACCCACCTAATCACCCACTTAGGTagcgactctcacttagacagaaaataaataactttcattttgcatttatttttttaaataaattataagagagttgttgaatacttagataAACAATCATTATATTTTGGTTTCCTATGTTTTCagtatgttctaatactttctAATTTATATGACATTCCATTTTTcaatttatgtatcccaatataattatatatttttaagtatattttttaagtatagacATCCcattatttatacaatatataataagtttacttaaatctgcctaatCTATTACCCGACTAGCGCCTACTATTTTTCAGAACCTTGATAAAAAGAAATTGATAACCCAAATTGGTACGTTAAATAGTAATTCTTCTAAATGAAGCACGTCCAGGTACAGCCTCTCAAATTCGACCACTCTTCACATCCCATTGGGGTAAAATCCCCTCTCCTAGCACATTTAACATACAAGAGACCATGAGATCGTATCAGATAAGGTATATATATAACAGGTGGGTTCTACTTTTAATACACCAACCTTCAACTATATATATGAACTGAACACACTCTTACCGCATACTTCTATGAAGAAAACCGATTGGGCCTACTTATCTTCATCCACCTCTTCTTATGAATAGGAAATGCCCTAGAATTAATACAATTCAATTATCGTCTCCTTCTTACGATTCAAAAACAGCCTAAAAAAGAGTTTGATTCTTATCCTCCTCTTCTTGTGAATCCAAATACCGTAAAAACAGAGTTTAATCTCATCCTAGTAGGTCGGTCTGCGAGAAACTAATCATGAAGAAAGAAATATTACCTAAACATTACTGACGAGTGTCTGTTGAGTCTAGAAGCCCAAGCAATCAATTCTTGTCAGCCTCTTCCTCAAAATCATTACCATAGAAATAGAGTTTGATTCTCACTCTTCTCTTCCTACAAATCAAAATACCCTAGAAATAGAGTTTAATTCTCGTCCTTTTCTTCCTTCCAATCACAATGGATTTGATTAGTTGCTGGAGTGCGAGCACAAGGGACTACTCAACAGTGGATCAAGCAAACGGTGCAAGTTCAAACAAGTTGCCTTCTTCTAGGTACAAAGGAGTAGTGCCGCAGTCAAATGGCAGATGGGGAGCTCAGATATACGAGAAGAGTAATCGTGTGTGGTTGGGAACCTTCgataatgaagaagaagctgCTAAAACCTACGACATTGCCTCGCTAAAGATCCGGGGTCTTGATGCTATCACACAGAGCAGTCGAAACCAAATGAAACCCTACGAATGTGATGTCACCGAGGCCCTTTTCTTGGAGTCCCATTCCAAGGCTGAAATAGTTGACATGCTTCGAAAACATTCTTATGCCAACGAGCTCGAGATGTACAAGCATAAGTTATACAATGGTTGTGCGGCTTGTGCCCTAGGCCTTGATGATGGCGGAAGGCGTATGAAGTGTTACCATGATTTAATGGACACGTGTAGTCGCGAGAGGGAGTTGCTTTTCGAGAAAGTGGCAACACCAAGCGACGTAGGTAGATTGAACCGCATGGTTATACCAAAACGACATGCCGAGAAGCATTTTCAGGTTCATCAGAGTGTAGGGTTTGGTAAAGGAgtgttattgaaatttgaggatGAGGTGGGTAAAGTGTGGAGGTTTGGGTATTGTTATTGGAGTAGCAGTCAGAGTTATGTGTTGAGCAAAGGGTGGATTCGGTTTGTGAAGGAGAAGAAGCTGAAAGTTGGTGATGTTGTGAGGTTTGAGAGATCGGTAGGGGAGGATAAGAAGCTGTTCATTGACTGTAGATCTAGAAACCTCGACATTTCGGGGATCGGGGAGATGCATGGTACTGTCGGTGACCCTCCAGCGACGGTTCAAGATGATGGAGTGGTGAGGTTGTTCGGCGTCAACATATCACGGAAACATGTGCATTGCAGAGAATAGCAGGTGTTGGAGGCTTGGAGCATGCTCAATAAGTTTGAAAgacgtttttttctttttttctttttttctttttttttgcttgAACAAGAGAGAGCCTTCCTTTGCATGCATGCAATTAGAATAATTATATTTCAAAAGGCTCGTGGCATATATAACGATTGGGTATTTTTCCTGATTTTCGTGTttaatcaaagaagaagaagatcctAATCCCTTCGTTCTGTAACCAAATGACTTGGTCATCATTTTGTAAATTTAAGGTACGTTATGTTTACACACAAAACTATACTTACTAACGAACTCTTTAATGTAAGTGAATAATATAGTTTATCTGTATTAAAAGGTGTGTGACAAAATATGTTATCTATACATGTATGCCTAAATACAAGTATTGTAATTTTCTTCTCATCTCCAACTACTtgcattcttttcttctttaaaaaaaaaaattactaaaaataaCTTGAACGGAAATGAAAAACAAGGATTCAAACTTTAGCCTTGACAAGCTACCTACTACAATATAGTGATATTATTTTCTCACTTGTGAGTATATTATTCATTTGtgaatgacgaattcgatataTACCAAATTATTATATGGCTAGCTAATTGTATGACTTAACTCAAATTACcaattcttaatgtaaatatatcattgtattaaaaaacTTTAGCTTTAACGTAAGACAATATTGTAAGGAGGATTTCCTTTTTCAATATAGACTTGATATCATTTTATTATACATATTATAATTTGAaccaatcatttttttttagcttATTGAAATATCATCTACCTATAAATTCATTAGATTTTGAAGACATTTAAATATTCATATGTATCTAATAAATCAATAGTTATGATAACAATAAAATGATACAAATGACTAACTACAAGATGACTCACTACATATGACTAAAGATCATACAGATGACTAACTACAAGAAAAAGGGAATATGCGACGAAATAATATATGAGACCTATAAATTCGTCAGATATGCCTATAATATGTGACGAATTTGTGTAGGTGTCCTATTAACTCGACACAGATAAAATGAAGTTTCGAGATCAAACCAATGTCCTATTCTAGCGCGCTATCACGCGAGATAGTGCAGTGGTTTTCTACGAGGCTTTGTTCAGCACATAGAATTTGACGTTGACTCATATACTAAAAGCGAGATTTCTTAccaaataaaaaagatgaattaattaaaaaacttttattagcatttcaaaaataattttattatacacttttcacaaatgtatttttttttctaattataaaaattttgaagtaaaaaataatatttttaaagtatcaataacaattttcattgattattattattttgaattgagaattatgtttatattatttaattggATAAATATACCCAAATCTTAAAATCCTAGCGTCACAGTTCTCTTCCCAAACTTCAACCCAGTCAGTGCCTGTCGGACATTGATCTGCTCTCTTCCTCTCCATCTCCTTCTCTTGCCCTCCACCACAGAGATGGATTGTCTGCCCCCCATTTTTTATACTCTCTTGTTTgcgtggtcacggttaagtcacgtcaatattttatattaattttttacaaaaataataaaacaaaaggtaataggaatataaaatgttgacgtgacttaaccgtaactACACATCACATGAGGGCATGGGTagagtatggaaatgggagagcagacaatccacctccctcCACCACATCTCTTTCTGTCCCTAATTTCTAGACGTCAATGCCAACCacacgagagatttttcagtgtgatcggcacacgagatggtacatcacgtgtcactatataaatgatgagatatgtgtcttaaaaagttaataacttaaaaaagaaaatttcacaccactcacataaaaacacatggtgtaccacttgtattcccatcataataaaaaatttctccaaccaCACCAGGCACAAGTCATGACCTCTCTCTCTGTCACACAGGTTTCTAGGTTTGATTTTCAGCTTTTAATTTTAGGGAaaatttttagtgacttttgacttttgaaataggttcaatttttagtgacttttgaattttgaaataggtccaatttttagttactttagACCCATATCAAAAGATCCCTTAATTTTACTTCACAATTTTGCttagttttgttaatttacGCCGGCAGATCCCTCCTTAGTCCTTAGGCTCCTTTGTTCCTAGGTAAAAAggaattttgtattattttatatgtTAATTCCATAGAAacctaatttaatatttttggttaacaagtttgtcttttttttttttttaatttttaatttaattttattttaagggGACAACTATGACAAGACACGGTTATCCACTCTGAGGGCCGGAAAGATTCATAAAAACATTTCAGCCTCATTCTAGCCACAAGTTTGGCCTCCACATCAGCAATAGATTTCGAACCCATATAAACTCACTCTACACCAatctaaattttaaatataaattgtttGTTTTGCCTTATTGTATAATTATCACtaagtacaaataaaattaacacTTAAACCAAATGTATCAACAAACCCACGTATATAATAATCAAACCCTTGTCATCACACAATCTTTCGTCTACGATTCTATGATGGCTAAAACCCTAAGACGTTgtcaaagagaaaaacaagctcTTTTGAACAGATGTAcagtgattttgaagttttagaTCCTTAAAATACGGTATGAATCGAAATATGacagtttattttatttgatttcaattattttcGTTCGGGTTTAGGAGCAGTTGTGTATTGCCTGCAAAAATTGTGGAAGTGTTACTATTGGAGGTCTAGCTAGGGGCAGTTGTAATTTTGAGATTCCAGAGACGAACTGGCATATAAGTTTTGAAGACATCCATGCTGAAATGAAACAACTTATCTTTCAGTAACTCGAAGACGTTATAAAAGAAGGTTATCTTCAAGCATTAGATTGGATAAGTACTTATGCATTAGTAAAAagaaattgcaaagaaaaatttAGTTGGAGCGTGGCTGATGAAGAG from Pyrus communis chromosome 7, drPyrComm1.1, whole genome shotgun sequence encodes the following:
- the LOC137741042 gene encoding AP2/ERF and B3 domain-containing transcription repressor RAV2-like; this encodes MDLISCWSASTRDYSTVDQANGASSNKLPSSRYKGVVPQSNGRWGAQIYEKSNRVWLGTFDNEEEAAKTYDIASLKIRGLDAITQSSRNQMKPYECDVTEALFLESHSKAEIVDMLRKHSYANELEMYKHKLYNGCAACALGLDDGGRRMKCYHDLMDTCSRERELLFEKVATPSDVGRLNRMVIPKRHAEKHFQVHQSVGFGKGVLLKFEDEVGKVWRFGYCYWSSSQSYVLSKGWIRFVKEKKLKVGDVVRFERSVGEDKKLFIDCRSRNLDISGIGEMHGTVGDPPATVQDDGVVRLFGVNISRKHVHCRE